One Glycine max cultivar Williams 82 chromosome 1, Glycine_max_v4.0, whole genome shotgun sequence genomic window, CTCCAAATCCTGCAGAGCATCCAAATTTTAGGGATCCGCTAAGGATTGAAAATTTTTGCTTCATGAATTTGTACATATGTATACAATTCAATAGTTATACAATCAAATACAATGAAATGTTTATACTCTATATTTCGATATATTTCTGTTTTAAGGCACCTTTTTTACAAGATTCCTTTACATTTATCGAATATCTAAGGTTAAAATTATAGTTAACTTGTTACTTGTTAGGGAATACCGGGTAAACACAAGGGTGATCTCTATTAATGTGCAAGGAGGCAATTACAAGGTTTATGGGTCTCTCTTAATAGAATATGTTATCCAACTTGCCCATTTCTATCCATGCGGAAATATTCAGCTACACTTGTCACTCCAACATTACTAATAGTTTGGATACCAATTTTCTTAGGGTTTAACGTACAAATGAAAGATATGGAATTGCGGGTGCAAAAGCTAATTCTGCTGGTGTGTGTGTGCTCGTTTTAATAGTTGAAGCAAATTTAGAAAGCGTGTCTCTTGACCTTTCAATTTGGTTAGGATGTCTCTCTGGTTGATTTTGAAGTTCTATAGTCACCCAAGTTTTGGCATTTTCGGTACAGTTTCAGCGATCAAAACTGAGAGAACAAGTATGTGTAATATATTTGATAGAGTTGAGGTCCGAGTCTGTGACAGAGCCTCTAATCAAGTCATCGAGGCTCTTATTTGAATCAATGATGATAGTTTGGCTGGAGAAGGAACAACAAATTCTCGTGCCAAATGCTTTTCTTGAGGAATTTGCAATTAGCATGTTCCTCTGATCAGGTCTACATGTTCAACTACATATATAGTGAGTCAGTGACCTAATGAATAAAAATGGATAATGGAAAAAGCCTACTGCTctaattattaatcttttcctttaatgatggatttgagaaaaaaattgcattGTGCAGAATTAGTCTCAATTTGTTCAGAATACAGTAATGACATTGACATATAGCTAatagcagaaaaaaaaaagataggataaatagtcacttttgtccCTCGACAAATGCGTcactgaaagatgaaaatacaaaattttgttccggtaaaaagtgtgacaaatatgTTCTAcctgaaatgattgtcaacatgGATTGTCAGCATAGGggtatatttgtcataatattttttggacTTTTTCTGACAGATATGcctttgaaatatgaaaatctaaaatttaatttctgagTATAGAttatgactaattattattattattattattatgtgtttataatttactaTTCCTATTTGTTTAGTacttatgtaatatattttttaaattttattttaatatatatatttttattatttcgaTTTCTTTGTCAAaccttaatttttgttattaaaaaaaaactttatcttataCCTCATATTTAGATTAAATATAAAAGGACTTATAATTTGAGATGTTTATAAGtctttttcatatttgagatgtttatatattatatatatatatatatatatatatatatatatatatatatatatattattgattaaaaaaaaagacttataatttcactttatctttatctagtttaaattttatgagatttgtttttttataaaaaaaattgattaaattctctttttaaaataaataaataaatacatttggTTCGGTGGCCGATTGTATTTTTTCTACTCAAAATTCttgacatattattttcaatctaaatatgaggtataagataaatttttttttaataacaaagattaaggtttgacaaggaaatcgaaataataaaaatatatatattaaaataaaatttaaaaaatatattacataaggACTAAACAAATAAGAGtagtaaattataaacacataataataataataataataataataataataataataataataataataataataataataataataataattaatcacaatctattattaatgTCTGTATatatttgtcgtactttttatactttcaggaattaaattttgcattttcatctttcaaacgCATTTATCAGTCAAGTGGGAagacaaaaagtcaaaaaaatattatgacaaatatgtacCTATGCTGACAATCATTTCAGCGATAAATTTGTCCTTTCATGTCACGTATGCTATTTTACTAACGGTCAGGAAAGAAAGTGACATGACATATTTGTTGCACTCTTTACATTGAGggacaaaagtgactatttacctaaaaagatttttttttttctgtctcgTGCCTTGATACTACTAAGAAATTGAGAGAATGCAATCAGTTGGCTTCCTGTTAGTTGTGACTACATGTTAATTAGTCATATGTGGGTATCAGTGAAAGAGTTTTAGTTGGTGAATGCCGATAAACCATATACAGTAATCTAGTTTTTGGAGACACTATGCAtgcatttatatttaatatgtcTATCATTATTTGAgtgattaaatgaaaataagggAAGTTTGAGTGAAATAGATGTCTGATTTTGGTCTAGCTAGTTAGTATTTACAAAAAGATAATGATGTGTGCATGCACAAAATCCCTTGTGAAAAGATAACAAGCAACCATTGAATTAAGGTCTATGAGTACGCATCAAAAGAGCCACATTGTAAACAGAAATGATGTGTCCATGCACAAAATCCCTTGTGCACACAAAACCTTTATTACCGTTTGATTTTGAGAATTGAAAATCTGTGATGTTTGCGTTAACTGTTTTTTGTTTCTACCGAGCACTTACCAACAAAATGGGACTGTAGGATACTCGTCCTTTATATGTACCACAAGATTTCTCAACAAAAGCAAATAAAGGAAAGGGATTCTTCATTGGTTTAAAACACAATGAAATGGTTGGTAAAACCAACAAGGGAGACATGCCACTCGTGCACACGTGAAATAACCCATTTAGTTCTCGAAAttgtaatcaaaattatatataactcaaATTGTTGTCCATTTGTCACATTCACATCCCACAAGATCCGGATCTCAGCAATCCAAAAGGCCATTTATTACACCATTTTGCAGTTCTAGCTCCTTGGCGTTGAGAGACAAGCCAGGGAGTGAATACACCTATAGCTTAAAAGAAACCATTTTTATATTCTGAAATCAAGAGGCAATGTGGCAGCAAAGGAGGCAAACTTGCTGATGACTAATGAGGTTTTCTGATTGCCAACACACGCAGGACACGCCAGTCATGCACCTCAAACCCATTTCAGTATCATTATGGACTGTATTATATTACAAATAATAGTGCACAATGTTTGGCAGAGACGTGACAAGTTCATCAAATTAGTAGGAAACACATGCTAGTACCACATGCTCACGTTGATTGTGAGAGGTTAGCTGTGCTGCCTATTTTCTTGACCGATAGGAATGAATCACCAATTGCCCCAATATATAGAGGGCTAAGGACTTGGTGAGAGCAAAAAAACATTGAGCTTCCTTTGTTAGAGAACATAATAAAAAGAGTAACCATGGCAAACAAGTTTCATGTTCGCTCAATTAGTTTTCCCAATGGATCTCATCCTAGCACCATTGCAGTAGAGGAAGAGCTGAGCAACCTCAAAACTTGGGAAGCCACATCTACATCCACATCAAAGTCCATTGGCGTTGGCTTATCCTTGCTTCAAGATTTGCATACTTGCTTGGAAGATCTTCTCAACATGGGATCAACCCAAAAGCTGATTTCCAACCATCAAGGTGAGAAATGCATGGAAGAGCTTCTTGATGGATCAGTGAGAATTTTGGATATCTGTGGCATCACAAGGGACACCATGTTGCAAATTAAGGAAAATGTCCAATCCCTTCATTCTGCTCTTAGAAGGAGGAGAAAGGGGGATTCAAGCATTGAAAAAATTATAGCTGAATATAATTTCTTctcaaagaagatgaagaagaatgcCAAGAAATTGATCACATCTTTAAAGCAGATGGAGAGCAAACATGGAGTATCCCCACTCTTGAATCAAGACAAACAACTCGCTGCTTTGATTAAAGTGCTTAGAGAAGTTATTGTAATGAACATGTCTATCTTCAAATCCCTGTTAGCTTTCTTGGCCGTACCTGCTTCAAAGTCAAAGGCAACCAAATGGTTATTGGTAGCAAAATTATTGCACAAGGGAGTGATAGCATGTGAAGAGAACCAAGAGAACTACAATGAGTTGCAGTGTGTGGAGGCATCTTTAAGCACCCTTTTAAGTGAAGGTACTAATGTTGCAAAGATGCAGGGTGCACATGAAAGATTGGAAGCTTTGGAGAATGCCATTGAAAGCATAGAAAATGGTTTGGAGGGCGTATTTAGGCACATGATTAAAACAAGGGCCTGCCTTTTGAACATCACGACTCAATAAGATTAGAGTCATGATTTTCTCTCTAAATCCTGCAAAGCATCCAAATTTTAGGGATCGGCTGAGGATTTGAAAATTTTGCCTCATCAATTTGTACATATGTATACAGTTCAATAGTTATACAATCAAATACAATGAAATGTTTTTACTCTATATTTcgatatatttttgttcttaagTCACCTTTGCCCTAGAGAATAATGTGTAACTAGCAAACCTCCTAACAAAATGATAACTGCTAACTTCCGAATACTTTACTACTTATGAtaaattggtgcacttgccggtcGGTTAACACAAAACATTCCTCAAAACCAGAACAAAAAAGCAATTTTCCTTAACAAACCCTGCAAAACAGACTAGAGAACCTGATAAGTACTCCCATATAGAGGATTACAGGGGAAAAAagcaataatttataaaattcgaGCAATTCTGACTTGCAACAATCCTGCATCTACACTTCCTCTACTCAAGACTTGCTAACAGAAAAATCATCCATGTTATATAGCCTATCTCTTCCTTAGGACAGCCTCCCATGGCCATGCAAAGAACAGTACTTAATTTTCATCTACACTAATTTCCTCTGCGAAGCAATAGGCATACTAGCAGCATACTTACATAATTCCAGGCGTATTCCAAAGCAGTAAACCAAAAGAAATCTGCCATCCCAAGACTGCAACAGCCAATAACATAGCTCCAAACCAGCAGCATCAGCCCACAACAGAATTCTACCAACAGTCCATAAAACTAGGTTCATCAAAGTAATTTTTACTACATATACTAGATTTTAAACTCATGCCTTACAcaagtttattaaaaatatatttacatttagtattatttttaaaatatatgtgtatgtataaaattatcaatttataaaataattaatatcatattaattataattacattaaaattgaaggaaatgattaattatatttgtaatctgaacagttttaaaaaatgttaagcctatttaaatttattatgatttttttcaaagTAATAATAGTGATGCAATatctatataaaatatataaattcaaaaataaatataataaatgtaaatatataattatttaaatttaagttttcatttttgttataataGATATTATGTTAACATGTGTTTGATTTTTGTcagtttataattaaaatttacaaatgtgtttattgtaaaaaaaaattaatttgttaaatagtttgatttttattaaatatatatagttgttaattattttaaaatgatatttttaattattttgaatatattaattttaattatgtaattgtTGAAGTTTTGAGCAAATGGCACTCGTGCACACACCTAACTAATCTAATGCTATAATTTGCGCATCATTTTGTCCTTTGAATTGTAATCAACTTATCTGTCACTTGAATTATTGTACATTTTCTATTATATCTCATGAGATCAAGATCTCAACCTTGCAAAAACAACTCCAATTCATGTTGCAGTTCGAGCTCCTTCATATTGAGACAACTCTGTGGACATCTCTGAACCAACAAGCAGCAACAATTATAAAGAGGGTAATGTGGAAGCCGAGGAGTCAAACATCAAACTAGTTGATGAGTAAGGACATCTACATGATTTTTAAATGAGTTGCTTATCTTAAATTTGTAAGCCCTACAATGCcacacatatttaaaaattttacacaaaaatttactttaatgttaaaaaattactaaagtgAGTGTTTAACTTGAGGCACAttgaattttgtaattgaaaaatgattatttaattagtaAGAATGAATTAAGCAAGGATTGCTTATATAAGCAACTCACTGCGAAGTCATCTActcaaataatgaaaatttgttaACCAACGTTGCTTAATTTTAAGCAATTCATGAAACACCGTGTTGGAGATGCTCTAGTGAGGTTTTATGATTACCATTTACCAACACTCAGAGGGCATGCCAGTTATACACAAAACCCCATTTTACTACTATTGTATCTTGCAGAATATCACATGTAATCTCACAATGTAAGGCAGAGGTGTGACAATCTTACCTAATTCAAAGGGAATCTCGTGCGGGCACCACATGCTTTCTGTGCATATTGATTAATGAACTTGTCCTTTTTCTTGGCATATTAGAATGATTAATGAATTATCAATGTCCACTATATATAAAGAGATGAAGAACTGGCAAGGTAAGAGCACAAAAACATTGAACTTTCTCTGAAAAAAGAACAAACAACAAAAGAGAAAGTAACCATGGCAAGCTTGTACCACGTTCGCTCAAATAGTTTTCCTTCTGGATCTCATCCTAGCTCCATTAGAAAAGAGGAGGAACTAAGCAAAATGAAGACATGGGAAGCCACATCCACTTCAACATCTAAATCAATTGGCACTGGCCTATCCTTACTTGAAGATTTATATATTTGCTTGGAAGATCTTCTTAATGTGGCATCAACGCAAAAAGTGATTTCTAACCATCAAGGTGAGAAATGCATGGAAGAATTGCTTGATGGTTCAGTGGGAATTTTGGATATTTGTGGCATTACAAGGAACACCATGCCACAAGTTAAGGAAAATGTTCAAGCACTTCATTCTGCTCTTAGAAGGAGAAAGGGGGATTCGAGTATTGAAAAAAGTGTAGCTGAATATAACTTCTTCAcaaaaaagatgaagaagaatgcCAAGCAGTTGATGACATCTTTGAAACAGATGGAAAGCAAATTTGGAGTATACCCAATTTTGAATCAAGATCAAGACCTTGCTGCTGTGATCAGAGTTCTTAGGGAGGTCATCACAATGAACATGTCCATCTTGCAATCCCTTTTGTCTTACATGGCTGGACCTGCTTCAAAGTCAAAGTCAACTAAATGGTTGATGGTGGCAAGGTTGATGCATAAGAAGAGGGTAATATCATGTGAAGAAGACTCTCAGAATTTCAATGAGTTGCAGTGTGTGGAAGCATCTTTAAGCACCCTTCTAAGTGAAGGTACTAATGTTTCCAAGGTGCAGAGTGTCCGTGACAGATTGGAGGCTTTGGAAAATGCCATTGAAAGCCTAGAAAATGGTTTGGAGAGAATGTTTAGGCGCTTGGTTAGAACAAGAGCCAACCTTTTGAACATAATGACTCAATAGAGAGTGCTCAATTGTAATTCTGTCACCAAATCCTGCTAAGCATCCAAATTGTAGGGTTCTGCTGAAGATGCAAAAATTTTGTATCATCAATttttacatgtatatatatacaattcGATAGTTACACAATCAAATACAACGAAAAGTTCatagaaaatatttgatttcttCTGTGTCAAGTCACCCTTTTCTTTTCAGACGGACAGACGGTTCACTTATAACATGTTCTCTTCCTAAACACTATAGTTACTAATATTGGCTAAAGAATAATGTCCATTAAGCAAGTGGAATAATTAACTTGTCTTTAGCACTTTGCAGAGAAACTTAATAGAAAAACGATCACTTCACTAATACTTTTGGTCAAAGTTGGAAAGGTAGCAAGTAGTCAAGCATCATATTTATGTCagggattttcaaaataatggaAGTCATTAAACATGAAAGAGAGACACCAATGAAAGAGGACACAATTTCACAGCAGGGAAGAAATTGGCAACAGGTTGCTGAGCAGCCAAAGGGCTGCTGGACACTTATGAGCTGCTGTTGTAGAAGGATTGCTTCTGTGTTGTGAGATGATTTAGTGtgagattttttaaattgactTTGTTTACCTCTGCATTGGTATCAATTTCTGatattgaaaaatggttttggaCCATTTAGCAAGTGATTACGATGAAATTAGAAATGGGATTTGATTTCTTCAATGTTTTGCCTATGTCCAAAAGAGCTGTTACTTCATTGTTCTAATCATTCATATCTCtttcatcaaaaaaataattatctcaaaattaaagttttatattgataatattaacATTTGGGGTATGGAATACATTTTAaccttttcaagaaaaaaatcatttttccataaatagtaaatggtcttatgaaaaataaaaaaaatatcttttatttcatGAGAGAGATATGttcaaaactaaaataacataAGAATCTTATATGagaacatgaaaaaaattaataacaatcatcatatcaaaattaaaaataatatacggttatgattaaaatatttttatattcaaattaaaatctaatataacCATCAAATCTCTATtagatttatcaaataaaaattaaattttaactattaattatttttaattttagagatttgatagttatattaaatttaaatttacatttaaaaatattttaaccttaactgtcaattgtttttaattttgatttgatagttATTCCCATGTTCTCCCACAAAAGAGTATTCTCAATACAcaaatctttaatatttgtatatttaaaatgttttaatttgcaACAAAGCTTGTTCga contains:
- the LOC100801793 gene encoding uncharacterized protein; this translates as MANKFHVRSISFPNGSHPSTIAVEEELSNLKTWEATSTSTSKSIGVGLSLLQDLHTCLEDLLNMGSTQKLISNHQGEKCMEELLDGSVRILDICGITRDTMLQIKENVQSLHSALRRRRKGDSSIEKIIAEYNFFSKKMKKNAKKLITSLKQMESKHGVSPLLNQDKQLAALIKVLREVIVMNMSIFKSLLAFLAVPASKSKATKWLLVAKLLHKGVIACEENQENYNELQCVEASLSTLLSEGTNVAKMQGAHERLEALENAIESIENGLEGVFRHMIKTRACLLNITTQ
- the LOC100802325 gene encoding uncharacterized protein produces the protein MASLYHVRSNSFPSGSHPSSIRKEEELSKMKTWEATSTSTSKSIGTGLSLLEDLYICLEDLLNVASTQKVISNHQGEKCMEELLDGSVGILDICGITRNTMPQVKENVQALHSALRRRKGDSSIEKSVAEYNFFTKKMKKNAKQLMTSLKQMESKFGVYPILNQDQDLAAVIRVLREVITMNMSILQSLLSYMAGPASKSKSTKWLMVARLMHKKRVISCEEDSQNFNELQCVEASLSTLLSEGTNVSKVQSVRDRLEALENAIESLENGLERMFRRLVRTRANLLNIMTQ